In one window of Streptomyces griseus subsp. griseus DNA:
- a CDS encoding Cmx/CmrA family chloramphenicol efflux MFS transporter — protein sequence MPLPLYLLALAVFAMGTSEFMLAGLLPDIASDLDVTVGAAGMLTSAFAIGMVVGAPLVAALARTWPRRPVLLGFVLVFATAHVMGAVTTRFPVLFATRVVAALANAGFLAVALTAATMLVSPGRKGRALAVLLSGTTVATIAGVPGGAVLGTALGWRATFWAVAALCLPAALGILKGIPAGRDEDEATGRPALRVELAQLTRARLVLVMLIGALVNAATFASLTFLAPVVTDSAGLGRLWVSVALVLFGAGSFVGVTLAGRLSDRSPGLVIAVAGPLLLIGWPALAVLANEPVSLFALVFVQGVLSFALGSTLITRVLYEAGGAPTMAGSYATAALNVGAAVGPVIAAASLGTGAGVLGPLWASGVLVAAALLIAFPLLAVITADRSTEVLR from the coding sequence ATGCCTCTTCCGCTGTACCTGCTTGCCCTGGCGGTCTTCGCCATGGGGACCTCGGAGTTCATGCTCGCCGGCTTGTTGCCGGACATCGCCTCGGATCTCGACGTCACCGTCGGGGCGGCGGGCATGCTCACCTCGGCGTTCGCGATCGGCATGGTCGTCGGCGCGCCTCTGGTGGCTGCGCTTGCCCGCACCTGGCCCAGGCGCCCGGTCCTTCTCGGGTTCGTCCTTGTGTTCGCGACAGCTCACGTCATGGGCGCCGTCACCACGCGCTTCCCCGTCCTGTTCGCTACCCGCGTCGTTGCCGCGCTCGCGAACGCAGGGTTCCTCGCTGTCGCTCTGACGGCCGCGACCATGTTGGTCTCACCCGGCAGGAAGGGACGCGCGCTGGCCGTGCTGCTGTCCGGCACGACGGTGGCCACGATCGCCGGTGTCCCTGGTGGGGCGGTGCTCGGCACCGCACTCGGCTGGCGGGCCACCTTCTGGGCCGTCGCCGCTCTCTGCCTGCCCGCCGCTCTCGGCATCCTGAAAGGCATCCCGGCAGGACGTGACGAGGACGAGGCGACCGGCAGGCCGGCGTTGCGAGTGGAGCTGGCCCAGCTCACCCGCGCGCGGTTGGTCCTGGTGATGCTGATCGGTGCACTGGTGAACGCGGCGACCTTCGCAAGCCTCACCTTCCTTGCCCCCGTGGTGACCGACAGCGCGGGGCTGGGCAGGCTGTGGGTCTCTGTCGCTCTGGTGCTCTTCGGCGCAGGCTCCTTCGTGGGCGTCACCCTCGCCGGGAGGCTGTCCGACCGCAGTCCCGGCCTGGTCATCGCGGTCGCCGGTCCGTTGCTGCTCATCGGCTGGCCGGCTCTTGCGGTGCTGGCCAACGAGCCGGTCAGCCTGTTCGCCCTCGTGTTCGTGCAGGGCGTGCTGTCGTTCGCACTGGGCAGCACGCTGATCACGCGCGTCCTCTACGAGGCCGGGGGCGCCCCCACGATGGCCGGCTCGTACGCGACCGCGGCGCTCAACGTGGGTGCCGCCGTCGGCCCCGTCATCGCTGCGGCCTCTCTCGGCACCGGCGCCGGGGTC
- a CDS encoding class F sortase, with protein sequence MHRWEDSRPIASDWATGPREARGRDRRRFPWELTLLATAIAILAVAFFGGATGPPQPQHPGSAFPTDSALSQASPAAPMPPSPPSRVQIPAIGVDAPVMDLAIESGGRLASPPEDDTNLAGWWARGPSPGTRGTAIVAGHVDVPTGPAVFYNLGALKPGMTIKIQRTDGSTAHFTITGIDVYSADDFPDQRVYADTGRPEIRLITCGGGFNKKLQRYEGNVVVSAHLTTP encoded by the coding sequence GTGCACCGCTGGGAAGACAGCCGGCCCATCGCGTCGGACTGGGCAACAGGTCCGCGCGAAGCGAGGGGGAGAGACAGACGGCGCTTTCCCTGGGAATTGACACTCCTGGCCACAGCCATCGCGATCCTCGCTGTCGCCTTCTTCGGCGGGGCGACGGGACCGCCTCAGCCGCAGCACCCCGGATCGGCGTTTCCGACGGACAGTGCCCTCTCGCAGGCTTCCCCCGCCGCGCCGATGCCGCCCTCCCCTCCCTCGCGGGTGCAGATCCCGGCGATCGGCGTCGATGCCCCCGTGATGGACCTGGCCATCGAGAGCGGCGGACGCCTGGCCTCGCCGCCGGAGGACGACACCAACCTTGCCGGGTGGTGGGCACGCGGCCCCTCGCCCGGAACGCGGGGCACCGCCATCGTGGCCGGCCACGTCGACGTCCCCACCGGCCCAGCCGTCTTCTACAACCTCGGAGCCCTCAAACCCGGTATGACCATCAAGATCCAGCGAACTGACGGCTCGACGGCGCACTTCACCATCACCGGCATCGACGTCTACAGCGCCGACGACTTCCCCGACCAGAGGGTCTACGCAGACACCGGCCGACCCGAGATCCGCCTCATCACCTGCGGCGGCGGATTCAACAAGAAACTCCAACGCTACGAAGGCAACGTCGTGGTCAGCGCCCACCTCACCACACCCTGA
- a CDS encoding DUF4132 domain-containing protein has product MGWVPAGDYEVALEAGKVVCRNGKGRRLKSVPAKLKDDPAVVGLRQLTEWLERHERRCLTDVEQWMVRSLPVPTTVLARVWPDPAWQTALRDLVVTGADGGVAGFLRDVDPDRGLGLVDLDGDTVRITPDVVSLPHPVLLDDLDELREFAVELEVSQQAEQLFREVWRRPPDLAPDTVSVDTYAGGVFKELRFLHGRVTQLGYRSRGGYAVCPVVEDGATVEARIWIGEHDGYDAYDTETGPLGWTDPSGRALTAAEVGPVAWSEGMRMAAALYAGRDVEDEERAA; this is encoded by the coding sequence ATGGGGTGGGTACCGGCGGGCGACTACGAAGTCGCCCTGGAGGCAGGCAAGGTGGTATGCCGCAACGGGAAGGGCCGGCGGCTGAAGTCCGTACCGGCCAAGCTGAAGGACGACCCGGCAGTCGTCGGGCTCCGGCAGCTCACCGAGTGGCTGGAGCGGCACGAACGCCGGTGCCTGACCGATGTCGAGCAGTGGATGGTGCGCTCACTGCCCGTCCCCACCACCGTCCTCGCCCGGGTCTGGCCCGACCCGGCGTGGCAGACGGCCCTGCGGGACCTGGTCGTCACCGGCGCGGACGGCGGGGTCGCCGGCTTCCTGCGCGATGTCGACCCCGACCGAGGTCTCGGCCTCGTCGACCTGGACGGCGACACGGTCCGTATCACCCCGGACGTCGTGAGCCTGCCGCACCCCGTGCTCCTCGACGACCTGGACGAGCTGCGGGAGTTCGCGGTCGAACTGGAGGTGAGCCAGCAGGCCGAGCAGCTCTTCCGCGAGGTGTGGCGCCGCCCGCCGGACCTCGCCCCGGACACCGTCTCCGTGGACACCTACGCCGGTGGGGTCTTCAAGGAACTGCGGTTCCTGCACGGCCGCGTCACCCAGCTCGGCTACCGGTCCCGTGGCGGATACGCGGTCTGCCCGGTCGTCGAGGACGGCGCCACCGTGGAGGCCCGTATCTGGATCGGTGAGCACGACGGATACGACGCGTACGACACCGAGACAGGCCCCCTTGGCTGGACCGACCCTTCGGGGCGCGCGCTGACGGCCGCCGAGGTCGGCCCCGTCGCGTGGTCCGAGGGCATGCGCATGGCGGCGGCGCTCTACGCCGGCCGCGACGTAGAGGACGAGGAGCGGGCGGCATGA
- a CDS encoding ATP-binding protein, with the protein MTSSTTSSEMDSTAEAGVPDQAAAPDRERRQVIPPEDRYATELAFLAAHDTGARPPGWRLTPRAVVTFVTGSAGEALGLPKGARPSAGVPRRLVIEQKFVGERALVERCVVTLAGERGLLLVGEPGTAKSMLSELLSAAVCGTSALTVQGTAGTTEDQLKYGWNYALLLAQGPTEQALVPSPVLTAMTRGAVARVEEVTRCLPEVQDALVSLLSERRIAVPELAGGEGAQVHASPGFALIATANLRDRGVSEMSAALKRRFNFETVGPIGDVDAETALVRSQSRAAVEQAGAAYQVDDAVLEALVTAFRDLREGRSTEGWEVERPSTVMSTAEAVSVAGSLGLAAAYFPGDRDVLSLLPGHLLGVVRKDDPADAARLLGYWDGPVRRRAEQGSATWRALWDLRAVLES; encoded by the coding sequence ATGACCAGCTCCACCACCAGCAGCGAGATGGACAGCACCGCCGAGGCCGGCGTCCCGGACCAGGCGGCGGCGCCCGACAGGGAGCGCCGCCAGGTCATCCCGCCCGAGGACCGGTACGCCACCGAACTGGCCTTCCTCGCCGCCCACGACACCGGTGCCCGCCCGCCCGGCTGGCGGCTCACCCCGCGCGCCGTCGTCACCTTCGTGACGGGCAGCGCGGGGGAGGCGCTGGGTCTTCCGAAGGGCGCCCGGCCCAGTGCCGGAGTGCCCCGTCGCCTGGTGATCGAGCAGAAGTTCGTCGGCGAACGCGCCCTGGTCGAACGGTGCGTGGTCACCCTCGCCGGAGAGCGCGGACTCCTTCTCGTGGGCGAGCCGGGCACCGCCAAGTCGATGCTCTCCGAGCTGCTCTCGGCGGCCGTCTGCGGCACCAGCGCGCTCACCGTGCAGGGCACCGCGGGTACCACCGAGGACCAGCTCAAGTACGGCTGGAACTACGCGCTGCTGCTCGCCCAAGGCCCCACCGAGCAGGCACTGGTGCCCTCTCCGGTGCTCACCGCCATGACCCGGGGAGCGGTCGCCCGCGTCGAGGAGGTCACCCGTTGCCTGCCCGAGGTCCAGGACGCCCTGGTGTCCCTGCTGTCCGAGCGGCGGATCGCGGTCCCCGAACTCGCGGGCGGTGAGGGTGCCCAGGTGCACGCGTCCCCCGGCTTCGCCCTCATCGCCACCGCCAACCTGCGGGACCGGGGCGTCTCGGAGATGTCCGCCGCGCTGAAGCGCCGCTTCAACTTCGAGACGGTCGGCCCGATCGGGGACGTGGACGCCGAGACCGCGCTCGTCCGCAGCCAGTCGCGCGCCGCGGTGGAACAGGCGGGCGCCGCCTACCAGGTGGACGACGCGGTGCTCGAAGCGCTGGTCACCGCCTTCCGGGACCTGCGTGAGGGCCGGTCCACGGAGGGCTGGGAGGTCGAACGTCCCTCCACGGTGATGAGCACGGCGGAGGCGGTCTCCGTCGCGGGCTCCCTCGGCCTGGCCGCCGCCTACTTCCCGGGGGACCGGGACGTGCTCTCCCTGCTGCCCGGCCATCTGCTCGGCGTCGTCCGCAAGGACGACCCGGCCGACGCGGCACGGCTGCTGGGGTACTGGGACGGCCCGGTGCGCAGGCGTGCCGAGCAGGGGTCGGCCACCTGGCGTGCCCTGTGGGACCTGCGCGCGGTGCTGGAGAGCTGA
- a CDS encoding vWA domain-containing protein, whose translation MSQSTTHEKRAATPESREVAPGPTRPVAEAPTALPPRGPEAGPATPEAAVAALAADGPGLPFLIGVRHHAPSLAAAVPALLDAAAPDVLLVELPAEFQPWLGWLAHEETQAPVALAAVPAGAPGTGGERGPAFYPFADFSPELAALRWAARNGVPAVACDLPLADRAWARGGPAAPAPVPGADSVPAPGEGHGLSAALRSRLTGRDGDDLWDRLVEAPAPGSPPEALRRAALLTGWALRYEAEARHGVDGTDLVREACMREHIADALANGRRPAVVVGAFHAPALLPPAAGAARACAVDAPDALVVGVPDGPSTPAVDAPDALNASKVDAPSTLAPDAPSTPAVDAAHAPGAEAPNAPADAPGTPVQGPGVGVAAGSCTVSLIPYTYPLLDSRSGYPAGIRDPEWQHTVLEAAGDPAALHEALVRTAVRVCVALREQGHPYGPADGREVVRVAGDLARLRDLPAPGRGELLEAVQTVLGRGETYGTGRAVAHALERVLVGTRTGHPAPAAPRSGLGPAVEAETETLSLPGPADAYEKTPRDLRLDPARSALDGRRELLLRRLTVCGIPYAQEQEVTGAAGSEGLTTRWQVRWTPATAAMLTAAGARGVTPAQAAEGVLRGRHATERAEGGPTAAQVVRGLTEAAECGLPALADERLTELAAVLPASGTLPEVLAGLDLLDRVAAGHLPGLAAPRDPSLPEIPDTLASLSSRIAYAAELLTSAAVRQVDGLTGSEEPEDARALLELAQRADRVGGIRLADALARLAAGGTPLMAAAAGAVQVLTGQEQAETFGTRVASWVDGAVDSLSRAALTARLTGVLTAAGPLLTVGVAALDPLLHRVVELDDAAFLTRLPALRGGFDTLSPAARDRLLDTVEERLGERVDIADADDPVESARRAVADLAARDLLTALALPVPPPGDPDRHPPESHATVFPSASPVAGLPFPPRATESPSPAPTPVSPHSSPATAPPPAAAPATAATPPADPAHPRTTEAATGTAPAPRPETDPEPGPGNGPESGPGIHPGDALGPGPAPTRTLAPADRWRLVLGRRPDQLPSSAARLATALDELYGAGRGEGSRGGLPRPGQGGGREAPFPGVREWSEELAALFGPGVREEVLAAAAATGRPDVLTELDPAAATPSVELLRTVLRYAGGLPESRLAALRPLVSRLVDELTRQLATRLRPALTGTMSARPVRRPGGRLDLPRTLRANLATARRTEDGTVRIIPEKPVFRSRARRSADWRLILVTDVSGSMEASTIWSALTASVLAGVPTLSTHFLAFSTEVVDLTGHVHDPLSLLLEVSVGGGTHIAAGLRHARSLITVPSRTLVVVISDFEEGAPLGGLLSEVRALVATGCQVLGCASLDDAGRPRYSTGVAGQLVAAGMPVAALSPLELARWIGEKTV comes from the coding sequence ATGAGCCAGTCGACCACCCACGAGAAGCGGGCGGCCACACCGGAGAGCCGGGAGGTCGCCCCCGGGCCGACGCGGCCGGTCGCCGAGGCGCCGACCGCGCTCCCGCCCCGGGGCCCGGAGGCCGGGCCCGCCACCCCGGAGGCCGCAGTGGCGGCGCTCGCTGCGGACGGGCCCGGGCTGCCGTTCCTGATCGGGGTGCGCCACCACGCGCCCTCCCTCGCGGCCGCCGTCCCGGCCTTGCTGGACGCGGCGGCCCCCGACGTCCTCCTCGTCGAACTGCCCGCCGAGTTCCAGCCCTGGCTGGGCTGGCTCGCCCACGAGGAGACCCAGGCCCCGGTGGCCCTGGCCGCCGTACCCGCCGGGGCTCCGGGCACGGGCGGTGAACGGGGGCCTGCTTTCTACCCGTTCGCGGACTTCTCGCCCGAACTGGCCGCCCTGCGCTGGGCGGCCCGGAACGGGGTCCCGGCCGTGGCCTGCGATCTCCCGCTCGCCGACCGGGCCTGGGCGCGGGGTGGGCCGGCCGCGCCCGCTCCGGTCCCGGGCGCGGACTCCGTGCCCGCACCGGGGGAGGGCCACGGGCTGTCCGCCGCCCTCCGCTCCCGGCTCACCGGCCGCGACGGCGACGACCTGTGGGACCGTCTGGTCGAGGCCCCCGCCCCCGGCTCCCCACCCGAGGCGCTCCGCCGCGCCGCTCTGCTCACCGGCTGGGCGCTGCGGTACGAGGCCGAGGCGCGGCACGGCGTGGACGGCACCGACCTGGTGCGTGAGGCGTGCATGCGCGAGCACATCGCCGATGCCCTGGCGAACGGGCGGCGGCCCGCCGTGGTGGTGGGCGCCTTCCACGCTCCGGCGCTGCTGCCGCCCGCTGCCGGCGCGGCCAGGGCCTGCGCGGTGGATGCCCCGGACGCTCTTGTCGTGGGTGTGCCGGACGGGCCGAGCACGCCTGCGGTGGATGCGCCGGATGCGTTGAACGCCTCGAAGGTGGACGCACCGAGCACCCTTGCGCCGGACGCGCCGAGCACGCCTGCGGTGGACGCGGCGCACGCTCCAGGGGCGGAGGCACCGAACGCCCCTGCGGACGCACCGGGCACCCCCGTGCAAGGGCCCGGCGTGGGCGTGGCGGCGGGGAGCTGCACCGTCTCCCTGATCCCGTACACCTACCCCCTGCTCGACTCTCGCTCCGGCTACCCGGCCGGCATCCGGGACCCGGAGTGGCAGCACACCGTCCTGGAAGCCGCCGGGGACCCGGCGGCTCTGCACGAGGCGCTGGTCCGCACCGCGGTCCGCGTCTGCGTCGCCCTGCGCGAGCAGGGCCATCCCTACGGCCCGGCGGACGGCCGTGAGGTCGTCCGGGTCGCCGGAGATCTGGCTCGGCTGCGTGACCTGCCCGCCCCCGGCCGGGGTGAACTCCTGGAGGCCGTGCAGACGGTGCTCGGCCGGGGCGAGACCTACGGTACGGGCCGCGCCGTCGCCCACGCGCTCGAACGCGTCCTCGTCGGCACGCGCACCGGACACCCCGCGCCCGCAGCCCCCCGCAGCGGTCTCGGCCCCGCCGTGGAGGCCGAGACCGAGACACTGTCCCTTCCCGGCCCGGCGGACGCGTACGAGAAGACCCCGCGCGACCTCCGGCTCGACCCGGCCCGCTCCGCCCTGGACGGGCGTCGCGAACTGTTGCTGCGGCGACTGACTGTCTGCGGCATCCCCTACGCGCAGGAGCAGGAGGTGACCGGCGCGGCTGGCTCGGAAGGACTCACCACGCGGTGGCAGGTGCGGTGGACCCCGGCCACGGCCGCGATGCTCACGGCGGCCGGGGCCCGCGGCGTCACCCCCGCCCAGGCGGCCGAGGGCGTGCTGCGCGGGCGGCACGCGACGGAACGCGCAGAGGGCGGTCCGACGGCCGCGCAGGTCGTGCGCGGTCTCACGGAGGCCGCGGAGTGTGGGCTCCCCGCCCTGGCCGACGAGCGCCTGACGGAGCTTGCGGCCGTACTCCCCGCGAGCGGGACCCTTCCCGAAGTCCTCGCCGGTCTCGATCTCCTGGACCGCGTCGCCGCAGGCCACCTGCCCGGCCTGGCCGCGCCCCGCGACCCGTCGCTTCCCGAGATCCCGGACACCCTCGCCTCCCTCTCCAGCCGCATCGCGTACGCGGCGGAACTCCTGACCTCGGCGGCGGTCCGCCAGGTCGACGGCCTCACCGGTTCCGAGGAGCCCGAGGACGCCCGGGCGCTGCTCGAACTGGCGCAGCGCGCCGACCGGGTGGGCGGTATCCGGCTCGCCGACGCCCTCGCCCGGCTGGCCGCCGGCGGCACCCCGCTGATGGCCGCGGCCGCCGGAGCCGTTCAGGTGCTCACGGGCCAGGAGCAGGCCGAGACCTTCGGGACGCGTGTCGCCTCCTGGGTGGACGGGGCGGTGGACAGCCTTTCCCGGGCCGCCCTCACCGCCCGTCTCACCGGCGTCCTGACGGCGGCCGGCCCGCTCCTGACCGTCGGTGTCGCCGCCCTGGACCCGTTGCTGCACCGGGTCGTCGAACTGGACGACGCCGCGTTCCTGACCCGGCTGCCCGCCCTGCGCGGCGGCTTCGACACCCTCAGCCCGGCCGCCAGGGACCGGCTGCTGGACACCGTCGAGGAGCGCCTGGGCGAACGGGTGGACATCGCCGACGCCGACGACCCGGTGGAGTCGGCACGCCGCGCGGTCGCCGACCTCGCGGCCCGCGACCTCCTGACCGCCCTCGCTCTGCCCGTACCGCCTCCCGGGGACCCCGACCGGCACCCGCCGGAGTCCCATGCCACCGTGTTTCCGTCGGCGTCCCCCGTTGCCGGGCTCCCGTTCCCGCCGCGCGCCACCGAGTCCCCGTCTCCGGCCCCTACGCCGGTGTCCCCGCACTCATCCCCTGCCACAGCGCCCCCGCCCGCGGCGGCCCCAGCCACTGCCGCCACGCCTCCCGCCGACCCGGCACACCCCCGTACCACCGAGGCGGCCACCGGGACCGCCCCAGCGCCACGCCCCGAGACCGACCCTGAACCCGGCCCCGGGAACGGCCCCGAATCCGGCCCCGGAATCCACCCCGGGGACGCCCTTGGTCCCGGGCCCGCCCCCACCCGGACCCTCGCGCCCGCCGACCGTTGGCGGCTCGTCCTCGGTCGGCGTCCCGACCAACTGCCCTCCTCGGCCGCCCGCCTGGCCACCGCCCTGGACGAGCTCTACGGTGCCGGGCGCGGCGAGGGCTCCCGCGGCGGTCTGCCCAGGCCCGGCCAGGGCGGGGGCCGCGAGGCGCCGTTCCCCGGCGTTCGCGAGTGGTCCGAGGAACTGGCCGCGCTTTTCGGCCCCGGCGTCCGTGAGGAAGTCCTCGCCGCCGCTGCCGCGACCGGGCGGCCGGACGTTCTCACCGAACTCGACCCGGCCGCCGCCACCCCCTCCGTGGAGTTGCTCCGCACCGTCCTGCGCTACGCCGGCGGGCTCCCGGAGTCGCGCCTCGCGGCGCTCCGGCCGCTGGTCAGCCGACTGGTGGACGAACTGACCCGGCAGCTGGCCACCCGGCTGCGACCGGCCCTCACCGGCACCATGTCGGCCCGGCCCGTCCGCCGCCCGGGCGGACGGCTGGACCTGCCGCGTACGCTGCGCGCCAATCTGGCCACCGCCCGCCGCACGGAGGACGGAACGGTCCGGATCATCCCCGAGAAGCCGGTGTTCCGCAGCCGCGCCCGCCGGTCTGCCGACTGGCGGCTGATCCTGGTCACCGACGTCTCCGGGTCCATGGAGGCGTCGACGATCTGGTCCGCGCTGACCGCCTCTGTACTGGCCGGGGTGCCGACCCTGAGCACCCACTTCCTGGCCTTCTCCACGGAGGTCGTCGACCTCACCGGCCATGTGCACGACCCCCTCTCCCTCCTTCTGGAGGTGAGCGTGGGCGGGGGCACGCACATCGCCGCCGGGCTTCGGCACGCACGCAGCCTGATCACGGTGCCCAGCCGCACCCTGGTCGTCGTCATCAGCGACTTCGAGGAGGGCGCCCCCCTCGGCGGACTGCTGTCCGAGGTGCGGGCCCTGGTCGCCACCGGCTGCCAGGTACTGGGGTGCGCCAGCCTCGATGACGCGGGCCGCCCCCGCTACTCGACGGGCGTCGCCGGGCAGCTCGTGGCCGCCGGCATGCCCGTTGCGGCCCTCAGCCCACTAGAACTCGCTCGCTGGATAGGGGAGAAGACCGTATGA
- a CDS encoding SHOCT domain-containing protein, which translates to MDDYPLLNLFLTMLYLFLWVMWFFLLFKVVTDLFRDHTLNGWAKAGWLIFVILLPYLGVLVYLIVRGRSMHERDAKAVKESEAAFRQYVREAAGTPGGPGGSDHVSDLAKLAELKDKGALNDDEYERAKAKLLA; encoded by the coding sequence ATGGACGATTACCCGCTCCTGAACCTCTTCCTGACCATGCTGTACCTGTTCCTCTGGGTCATGTGGTTCTTCCTGCTGTTCAAGGTGGTGACGGACCTGTTCCGCGACCACACCCTGAACGGCTGGGCCAAGGCGGGCTGGCTGATCTTCGTCATTCTGCTGCCGTACCTGGGCGTGCTGGTCTACCTGATCGTGCGGGGCCGCAGCATGCACGAACGCGACGCCAAGGCGGTCAAGGAGTCGGAGGCGGCCTTCCGGCAGTACGTGAGAGAGGCCGCGGGAACCCCGGGCGGCCCCGGCGGGAGCGACCACGTGAGCGACCTGGCGAAACTGGCGGAGCTCAAGGACAAGGGCGCGCTCAACGACGACGAGTACGAGCGGGCCAAGGCGAAGCTGCTGGCCTGA
- a CDS encoding urea transporter has product MPVAEPDIIGKLQRREPFGFLLASVRGVGQVDLQPLVWTGLLILAGLWSAGWEIGLFATLGTLVSTATAYALGVDRSSIALGLQGYSGCLTGIALVISLGHHPATYVLAVVGAIICTLLTASLTTLLSPFGLTALTAPFCLVSGVMVLGAPSFSRIWNDAPKPVPSPTSGDTAISWDDLWHAFFTNVSQVFLVDEWYVGLLMLAGLACAGVRVLLFAAAGSVMGIVAGWALGAPTELIRNGIYGYNAVLVAIALGAVLLSGTVANGAYALFGAAASTGLTASLTSFFKSFGGHTFTWPFILTTWALMAAVPLLPRLRRSD; this is encoded by the coding sequence GTGCCCGTCGCTGAACCGGACATCATCGGAAAACTGCAGAGACGCGAGCCTTTCGGCTTCCTTCTGGCCTCGGTGCGCGGGGTGGGGCAGGTGGACCTCCAGCCCCTCGTCTGGACCGGCCTCCTCATCCTCGCCGGACTGTGGAGCGCCGGCTGGGAGATCGGCCTCTTCGCGACCCTGGGCACCCTGGTCTCCACGGCCACCGCCTACGCCCTGGGTGTGGACCGGTCCAGCATCGCCCTCGGCCTCCAGGGCTACAGCGGGTGCCTCACCGGCATCGCGCTGGTCATCTCGCTGGGGCACCACCCCGCCACGTACGTTCTCGCCGTCGTCGGCGCGATCATCTGTACGCTGCTCACCGCGTCGCTGACCACGCTGCTCAGCCCGTTCGGGCTGACCGCGCTCACCGCGCCCTTCTGCCTGGTCTCGGGTGTCATGGTGCTCGGGGCGCCCTCCTTCAGCCGGATCTGGAACGACGCTCCCAAGCCCGTCCCGTCGCCCACGTCCGGGGACACCGCCATCTCCTGGGACGACCTCTGGCACGCCTTCTTCACCAACGTGTCGCAGGTCTTCCTGGTGGACGAGTGGTACGTCGGGCTCCTCATGCTCGCCGGGCTGGCCTGCGCCGGGGTGCGGGTGCTCCTGTTCGCGGCGGCCGGCAGCGTCATGGGCATCGTGGCCGGCTGGGCCCTCGGTGCCCCGACCGAGCTGATCAGGAACGGCATCTACGGATACAACGCCGTCCTGGTCGCCATCGCCCTGGGGGCCGTCCTCCTCAGCGGCACGGTCGCCAACGGCGCCTACGCGCTCTTCGGAGCCGCCGCCAGCACGGGCCTCACCGCGTCGCTGACGTCCTTCTTCAAGTCTTTCGGCGGCCACACCTTCACCTGGCCGTTCATCCTCACGACCTGGGCACTCATGGCCGCCGTCCCCTTGCTGCCACGCCTCCGCCGGAGCGACTGA
- a CDS encoding urease subunit gamma, whose protein sequence is MNLAPREIDKLLVYVVADLARKRQGRGLKLNYSEAVALITEAILEAARDGRSVADCMELGRQILSEDDTMPGVREMLGLLQVEASFMDGTKLVSCHDPIGG, encoded by the coding sequence ATGAACCTCGCCCCCCGCGAGATCGACAAGCTGCTGGTGTACGTGGTCGCCGACCTGGCCCGCAAGCGCCAGGGCCGTGGCCTCAAGCTCAACTACAGCGAGGCCGTCGCGCTGATCACCGAGGCGATCCTCGAAGCGGCCCGGGACGGCAGGAGCGTCGCGGACTGCATGGAGCTGGGCCGTCAGATCCTCTCCGAGGACGACACCATGCCGGGCGTACGGGAGATGCTCGGCCTGCTCCAGGTCGAGGCGTCGTTCATGGACGGCACCAAGCTGGTCTCCTGCCACGACCCCATCGGCGGCTGA
- a CDS encoding cobalamin biosynthesis protein CbiX, giving the protein MADRCRPVAVCGHEAGYGEALRDLVGPDVLVVTGGRELIRALARLRRSGEQACVVPMTLGRDPELVADTARTLRALPPVQTVGTLLAEPFGTDRHLTAWLRAAANRVPAMSALLVTAPAGGLFEDAELYRIARLVRGHGAHRLVEVAFTGGDPDPAEGVRRCGLLGATEVTLLTAGFAPAVVPGVPGTTVASAGPTVSRAALARVLAERVADARRRWSDHHDDGIAGGLTAADDHGHHHTHPPGEGHGHHHGHPTGDDHGHHHAHAPGEGHEHIQLPGVDPHDHGRPHVHSAGHVIRSTA; this is encoded by the coding sequence GTGGCCGACCGCTGCCGCCCGGTCGCCGTGTGCGGCCACGAAGCCGGTTACGGCGAAGCCCTGCGCGATCTCGTCGGCCCCGACGTGCTCGTCGTCACGGGCGGGCGCGAACTGATCCGCGCCCTGGCCCGTCTGCGGCGCTCGGGAGAACAGGCCTGTGTCGTCCCGATGACCCTGGGCCGGGACCCGGAACTCGTCGCGGACACCGCACGCACGCTCCGGGCGCTCCCTCCCGTACAGACCGTCGGGACCCTGCTCGCCGAACCGTTCGGCACCGACCGCCATCTGACCGCCTGGCTGAGGGCGGCGGCGAACCGGGTGCCGGCGATGTCGGCCCTGCTCGTCACCGCTCCGGCCGGAGGGCTGTTCGAGGACGCCGAGCTGTACCGGATCGCGCGACTCGTACGGGGACACGGCGCGCATCGGCTCGTCGAGGTGGCGTTCACCGGCGGTGACCCGGACCCGGCCGAGGGGGTGCGGCGCTGCGGGCTCCTCGGCGCGACGGAGGTGACGCTGCTGACCGCCGGGTTCGCCCCGGCCGTGGTGCCCGGCGTGCCGGGCACCACGGTGGCCTCCGCCGGCCCGACGGTCTCCCGGGCCGCACTGGCCCGGGTCCTGGCGGAGCGGGTGGCCGACGCCCGGCGGCGGTGGAGTGATCACCACGACGACGGGATCGCGGGCGGCCTCACCGCCGCCGACGACCACGGCCACCATCACACCCACCCGCCCGGCGAGGGACACGGCCATCACCACGGCCACCCGACGGGCGACGACCACGGCCACCACCACGCCCACGCGCCGGGCGAGGGGCATGAACACATCCAGCTCCCGGGCGTGGACCCCCACGACCACGGGCGCCCACACGTCCACAGCGCGGGACACGTCATCAGGAGCACCGCATGA